A region of Coccinella septempunctata chromosome 5, icCocSept1.1, whole genome shotgun sequence DNA encodes the following proteins:
- the LOC123312845 gene encoding partitioning defective 3 homolog isoform X3: MFDACQTINAGPKCSEVAEKLVQLFGWRHTYNVEKLQRNVRGRSTTRISITKPTSQKWCPAKVKSGPATWVSVHNLQTQGGGILDPDDKLCDVVDDREQILATFEDGDGPHHGGGDGASGSSVGTGSPDIFHDGDKYGSTYPQTDIEVTGEQIANGIPGSLQVRRGSEPALNQLPPGPPLPTADNTKRWSAAPLISEPPPSLGYNGHYIEDEDSTGFRRMQRDGSNRLSMQFFEDGAGFRWADAAERAKARAHTSTSLPREHKRKEPLGQANNSTSPVPSMDQSELIVIRNEPGPLGIHVVPDYDIYGKDRGLLVQGIEPGGRIDRDGRLAINDRIIEINGQNLLNMPFQRVQDMFKLSLTSSELRLKVVKDYTLNGIKKQLSCHRFAEDKDSSMVEFEQKRKYTPNTKVATVSPTKKLPTGSKNLKTLLTANTRKIGRKIEIELTKGPHGLGFSITTRDNPAGGNCPIYIKNIIPKGAAVEDGRLKIGDRLLEVNGVEMTGKSQSEAVAVLRNAPPGSKVKIVVSRQEDVVDTENELPRIIESEAQKSTGEAVEVPSRSSDTPPTIPPLPQSHLQALQNRTPERGGTVAKIVSQFQDTSTAFNPPEKLDDSMIFPWKHREVLTFNIPVHDTEKAGLGISVKGKTSGNQDLGIFIKSVINGGAASRDKRLQTNDQLLNVNGISLLQQSNSDAMETLRKAMLHTEGPVPGNITLTIARRASSPPPVNRNYSVSSSSSNPNLLNSNEGSEIFQSSDSSDPSKNNSGASNGSTNTVIYNPYIHSRENSQSHNLNPIQNWNPVIDRLVGNNNKNSQLRNESYYKATHDTWSSSMLANNQSFDSHHSTTTVSLNGGEPILIEDEYGSRVLNQQSTRINVHMTNKMNLSNGSIPESRKDHEPDGKASLNSVTCDNRSTESSQTTIQSGTDATYASQLSLENPKGFSRDAFGRQSMSEKRHATLDAKSTDTYQRTKKLREQRTKEKDSNLVRVGSVESVMSVTRTSEHPEYADKLGQLGPSLGMKKSSSLESLQTMVQEIQMQEEGDPAYSYRGPSGALKVIRGRGCEESFRAAVDDRIVDPNHRSEKSPKKHWLLDPPTDSDKEIEGFNNVRGGPRQSSLNAALDNKHKSAKKKPSILKGIGSMFRFGKHRKVDFPNVDPHYHHSSEFDNSSIQNAEPSEDQSSSHSSGQQKQPEGHQGHPSERTHEQQDKSQQLQQQQQQQQQHMIRQQQGNVQANNREGQQGNIGQPLYQRHFVHRHAEQVQVIPENSVAPPVKYRNNGEVQRRSDRKLHEQRQAARHSYYPPDERENLYEHRQLRNEPTYGEYGRPGSRTAVTDSVPFTHYVNYNELQSHLSNRKEPLSDSQIVQMRLQVQQQRLKVEEESRKQHQYHSQRQTKADSQIRPMSNFYEYESVQSILSNRGRSNAPAQYAKQSSSGHHFQDMNSNSLPRNQQGQLPQTRGSQRGPFVTQVTIGEQNGTKV, from the exons gGTCCAGCCACTTGGGTATCCGTCCACAATCTCCAAACCCAGGGTGGCGGCATCTTAGATCCGGACGACAAACTTTGCGACGTTGTTGACGACAGGGAGCAGATCCTAGCTACCTTCGAAGATGGCGACGGTCCTCATCACGGAGGTGGGGACGGAGCAAGCGGAAGTTCCGTTGGCACCGGAAGTCCTGACATATTTCAC GATGGCGACAAGTACGGCTCCACCTATCCCCAGACGGACATCGAAGTGACCGGCGAGCAAATCGCCAACGGAATACCTGGATCCTTGCAGGTGCGAAGGGGGAGTGAACCGGCCCTCAATCAGCTACCCCCTGGTCCACCTTTGCCGACCGCCGATAACACGAAGAGGTGGAGCGCGGCGCCTTTGATATCCGAACCACCGCCATCTCTCGGCTACAATGGCCACTACATCGAGGACGAGGACTCGACGGGATTCAGAAGAATGCAGAGGGACGGCAGCAACCGGCTATCCATGCAGTTCTTCGAGGATGGAGCAGG ATTTAGGTGGGCCGATGCAGCTGAGAGGGCTAAAGCTAGGGCTCATACAAGTACATCACTTCCAAGGGAACACAAACGAAAAGAACCTCTTGGACAAGCAAATAACAGCACGAGTCCTGTGCCATCAATGGACCAGAG cgAGCTTATCGTGATAAGAAATGAACCTGGTCCTCTGGGTATACATGTCGTACCGGATTATGATATTTATGGAAAGGATAGGGGTCTCCTTGTCCAGGGGATAGAGCCTGGGGGAAGAATTGACAGGGATGGTAGGCTGGCAATCAACGACAGGATTATAGAAATCAATGGGCAGAATTTACTCAATATGCcttttcaaag GGTTCAGGATATGTTCAAACTTTCCCTTACTTCGTCCGAACTCAGGCTGAAGGTTGTGAAGGATTATACCTTGAATGGgatcaagaagcagttgagctGTCACAGATTCGCAGAGGACAAAGATTCTTCCATGGTGGAATTCGAACAAAAACGTAAAT ATACCCCGAACACCAAGGTAGCCACCGTCTCACCAACGAAGAAATTACCGACTGGTTCGAAAAATCTGAAAACTCTGCTCACGGCGAACACCAGAAAAATAGGAAGAAAGATCGAGATTGAATTAACGAAGGGTCCACATGGGCTAGGGTTCAGCATCACAACTAGGGACAATCCTGCTGGCGGGAACTGTCCTATTTACATCAAAAACATCATTCCTAAG GGCGCTGCTGTAGAAGACGGCCGTTTGAAGATAGGAGACCGGTTATTGGAAGTCAACGGTGTGGAGATGACCGGAAAAAGTCAATCAGAGGCTGTTGCTGTCCTCAGGAACGCACCTCCAGGTAGCAAAGTCAAAATCGTGGTGTCCAGGCAAGAAGACGTTGTGGACACTGAAAATGAACTCCCAAGGATAATT GAGTCCGAAGCACAAAAATCGACCGGCGAGGCCGTAGAAGTACCAAGTAGAAGTAGCGACACACCTCCAACAATTCCTCCCTTACCTCAGAGCCACCTTCAAGCCCTACAAAATAGGACTCCTGAAAGGGGAGGGACTGTCGCCAAAATAGTGTCTCAATTTCAGGACACATCGACGGCGTTCAAT CCGCCTGAGAAGTTGGACGACTCCATGATTTTCCCTTGGAAACATCGTGAAGTTCTCACTTTCAACATCCCGGTTCACGACACGGAAAAAGCCGGCCTCGGTATCAGCGTCAAGGGGAAGACGAGCGGCAACCAGGACCTTGGGATTTTCATCAAGAGCGTCATCAACGGCGGCGCGGCGTCGAGAGACAAAAGACTGCAGACGAACGACCAACTGCTCAACGTGAACGGCATTTCGCTACTACAGCAATCGAACAGCGACGCCATGGAGACCCTTAGAAAAGCCATGTTGCATACTGAAGGTCCTGTCCCGGGGAATATCACGCTGACCATAGCGAGGAGGGCTTCATCCCCGCCTCCGGTCAATAGGAATTATTCCGTCAGCAGTTCCTCGAGCAATCCGAATCTCCTGAACTCCAATGAAG GATCTGAAATATTCCAATCGAGCGATAGCAGCGACCCCTCCAAAAACAATTCCGGGGCCAGTAACGGCTCCACCAACACTGTGATCTATAACCCATACATCCACAGCAGAGAGAATTCGCAAAGTCATAATTTGAACCCGATACAAAACTGGAATCCTGTGATAGACCGATTGGTCggaaataataataagaatagcCAGTTGAGGAACGAAAGCTACTATAAG GCCACTCATGATACTTGGAGCAGCAGTATGTTAGCTAACAATCAATCTTTCGATAGTCATCATTCTACCACCACCGTTAGCTTGAACGGGGGCGAGCCTATATTGATAGAGGATGAATATGGGTCGAGGGTGCTGAACCAACAAAGTACCAG AATAAATGTACATATGACGAACAAAATGAATCTCTCGAACGGAAGCATCCCGGAAAGCAGAAAGGACCACGAGCCCGACGGCAAGGCCAGTTTGAACAGCGTCACCTGCGACAACAGAAGTACCGAGTCATCACAGACCACCATACAGAGCGGCACCGACGCCACTTACGCCAGTCAGTTGTCCCTGGAGAATCCGAAAGGGTTCAGCAGGGACGCGTTCGGGAGGCAGAGTATGTCAGAGAAGAGGCATGCTACACTGGATGCCAAGAGTACGGATACGTACCAGAGAACGAAGAAGTTACGGGAGCAAAGGACCAAGGAGAAAGACT CTAATTTGGTACGTGTTGGGTCGGTGGAATCGGTCATGAGTGTTACACGAACTTCAGAACATCCAGAAT ATGCAGACAAGTTAGGTCAACTGGGACCCTCGTTGGGAATGAAGAAGTCGTCAAGTTTGGAGTCATTACAAACGATGGTCCaggag ATACAAATGCAGGAAGAGGGAGATCCAGCTTACAGCTATCGGGGTCCTTCTGGAGCGTTGAAGGTCATCAGGGGACGAGGATGTGAAGAGAGTTTCAGGGCTGCCGTTGATGATAGAATCGTCGACCCTAACCATCGTAGTGAAAAATCCCCTAAGAAACATTGGCTGTTGGATCCACCAACCGATAGCGACAAGGAAATTGAAGGCTTTAATAATGTAAGAGGAGGTCCCAGACAGTCCTCGCTGAATGCTGCTTTGGACAACAAACATAAATCGGCCAAGAAAAAGCCTAGTATACTCAAGGGGATAGGCTCGATGTTCAG GTTCGGGAAACACAGGAAGGTGGATTTTCCCAACGTGGACCCTCACTATCACCACAGCAGCGAATTCGACAATTCTTCCATCCAGAACGCGGAACCGTCCGAAGATCAGTCTTCTTCCCATTCTTCCGGTCAGCAGAAACAGCCCGAAGGTCATCAGGGCCACCCTTCGGAAAGGACGCATGAGCAACAGGACAAATCGCAACAGTTGCAGCAGCaacagcagcagcagcagcaacATATGATCAGACAGCAGCAGGGTAACGTCCAAGCCAATAATCGTGAGGGACAACAGGGTAACATTGGTCAACCTCTTTATCAGAGGCATTTCGTTCATCGTCACGCCGAACAAGTTCAG GTGATACCTGAGAACTCTGTGGCACCACCTGTGAAATATCGTAATAATGGGGAAGTACAAAGGAGATCCGATAGAAAATTACACGAGCAACGCCAAGCAGCAAGGCATTCTTATTATCCCCCAGATGAAAGGGAAAATCTATACGAACATAGACAGCTAAGGAATGAACCGACATATGGTGAATACGGTAGACCGGGCAGTCGAACCGCTGTGACTGATTCAGTGCCATTTACCCACTACGTTAACTATAACGAGCTGCAAAGCCACCTAAG CAATCGGAAAGAACCCTTGTCTGACAGTCAAATAGTTCAGATGCGTCTGCAAGTGCAGCAGCAAAGGTTAAAGGTGGAGGAAGAAAG TCGAAAACAACATCAGTATCATTCTCAACGTCAGACAAAGGCGGATTCCCAAATACGACCTATGTCTAATTTTTACGAGTATGAAAGTGTCCAATCTATATTGAGCAACCGCGGTCGGTCGAATGCCCCTGCCCAATATGCCAAGCAATCATCGTCGGGTCATCATTTCCAGGATATGAATTCCAATTCCCTGCCTAGGAACCAACAGGGGCAACTTCCCCAAACTCGCGGCAGTCAAAGAGGTCCTTTTGTGACGCAGGTCACTATCGGTGAACAGAACGGTACAAAAGTTTAG
- the LOC123312845 gene encoding partitioning defective 3 homolog isoform X11, translated as MKVTVCFGNVRVVVPCGNGDIFVRDLIREATLRFKKATGKGPATWVSVHNLQTQGGGILDPDDKLCDVVDDREQILATFEDGDGPHHGGGDGASGSSVGTGSPDIFHDGDKYGSTYPQTDIEVTGEQIANGIPGSLQVRRGSEPALNQLPPGPPLPTADNTKRWSAAPLISEPPPSLGYNGHYIEDEDSTGFRRMQRDGSNRLSMQFFEDGAGFRWADAAERAKARAHTSTSLPREHKRKEPLGQANNSTSPVPSMDQSELIVIRNEPGPLGIHVVPDYDIYGKDRGLLVQGIEPGGRIDRDGRLAINDRIIEINGQNLLNMPFQRVQDMFKLSLTSSELRLKVVKDYTLNGIKKQLSCHRFAEDKDSSMVEFEQKRKYTPNTKVATVSPTKKLPTGSKNLKTLLTANTRKIGRKIEIELTKGPHGLGFSITTRDNPAGGNCPIYIKNIIPKGAAVEDGRLKIGDRLLEVNGVEMTGKSQSEAVAVLRNAPPGSKVKIVVSRQEDVVDTENELPRIIESEAQKSTGEAVEVPSRSSDTPPTIPPLPQSHLQALQNRTPERGGTVAKIVSQFQDTSTAFNPPEKLDDSMIFPWKHREVLTFNIPVHDTEKAGLGISVKGKTSGNQDLGIFIKSVINGGAASRDKRLQTNDQLLNVNGISLLQQSNSDAMETLRKAMLHTEGPVPGNITLTIARRASSPPPVNRNYSVSSSSSNPNLLNSNEGSEIFQSSDSSDPSKNNSGASNGSTNTVIYNPYIHSRENSQSHNLNPIQNWNPVIDRLVGNNNKNSQLRNESYYKATHDTWSSSMLANNQSFDSHHSTTTVSLNGGEPILIEDEYGSRVLNQQSTRINVHMTNKMNLSNGSIPESRKDHEPDGKASLNSVTCDNRSTESSQTTIQSGTDATYASQLSLENPKGFSRDAFGRQSMSEKRHATLDAKSTDTYQRTKKLREQRTKEKDSNLVRVGSVESVMSVTRTSEHPEYADKLGQLGPSLGMKKSSSLESLQTMVQEIQMQEEGDPAYSYRGPSGALKVIRGRGCEESFRAAVDDRIVDPNHRSEKSPKKHWLLDPPTDSDKEIEGFNNVRGGPRQSSLNAALDNKHKSAKKKPSILKGIGSMFRFGKHRKVDFPNVDPHYHHSSEFDNSSIQNAEPSEDQSSSHSSGQQKQPEGHQGHPSERTHEQQDKSQQLQQQQQQQQQHMIRQQQGNVQANNREGQQGNIGQPLYQRHFVHRHAEQVQVIPENSVAPPVKYRNNGEVQRRSDRKLHEQRQAARHSYYPPDERENLYEHRQLRNEPTYGEYGRPGSRTAVTDSVPFTHYVNYNELQSHLSNRKEPLSDSQIVQMRLQVQQQRLKVEEESRKQHQYHSQRQTKADSQIRPMSNFYEYESVQSILSNRGRSNAPAQYAKQSSSGHHFQDMNSNSLPRNQQGQLPQTRGSQRGPFVTQVTIGEQNGTKV; from the exons gGTCCAGCCACTTGGGTATCCGTCCACAATCTCCAAACCCAGGGTGGCGGCATCTTAGATCCGGACGACAAACTTTGCGACGTTGTTGACGACAGGGAGCAGATCCTAGCTACCTTCGAAGATGGCGACGGTCCTCATCACGGAGGTGGGGACGGAGCAAGCGGAAGTTCCGTTGGCACCGGAAGTCCTGACATATTTCAC GATGGCGACAAGTACGGCTCCACCTATCCCCAGACGGACATCGAAGTGACCGGCGAGCAAATCGCCAACGGAATACCTGGATCCTTGCAGGTGCGAAGGGGGAGTGAACCGGCCCTCAATCAGCTACCCCCTGGTCCACCTTTGCCGACCGCCGATAACACGAAGAGGTGGAGCGCGGCGCCTTTGATATCCGAACCACCGCCATCTCTCGGCTACAATGGCCACTACATCGAGGACGAGGACTCGACGGGATTCAGAAGAATGCAGAGGGACGGCAGCAACCGGCTATCCATGCAGTTCTTCGAGGATGGAGCAGG ATTTAGGTGGGCCGATGCAGCTGAGAGGGCTAAAGCTAGGGCTCATACAAGTACATCACTTCCAAGGGAACACAAACGAAAAGAACCTCTTGGACAAGCAAATAACAGCACGAGTCCTGTGCCATCAATGGACCAGAG cgAGCTTATCGTGATAAGAAATGAACCTGGTCCTCTGGGTATACATGTCGTACCGGATTATGATATTTATGGAAAGGATAGGGGTCTCCTTGTCCAGGGGATAGAGCCTGGGGGAAGAATTGACAGGGATGGTAGGCTGGCAATCAACGACAGGATTATAGAAATCAATGGGCAGAATTTACTCAATATGCcttttcaaag GGTTCAGGATATGTTCAAACTTTCCCTTACTTCGTCCGAACTCAGGCTGAAGGTTGTGAAGGATTATACCTTGAATGGgatcaagaagcagttgagctGTCACAGATTCGCAGAGGACAAAGATTCTTCCATGGTGGAATTCGAACAAAAACGTAAAT ATACCCCGAACACCAAGGTAGCCACCGTCTCACCAACGAAGAAATTACCGACTGGTTCGAAAAATCTGAAAACTCTGCTCACGGCGAACACCAGAAAAATAGGAAGAAAGATCGAGATTGAATTAACGAAGGGTCCACATGGGCTAGGGTTCAGCATCACAACTAGGGACAATCCTGCTGGCGGGAACTGTCCTATTTACATCAAAAACATCATTCCTAAG GGCGCTGCTGTAGAAGACGGCCGTTTGAAGATAGGAGACCGGTTATTGGAAGTCAACGGTGTGGAGATGACCGGAAAAAGTCAATCAGAGGCTGTTGCTGTCCTCAGGAACGCACCTCCAGGTAGCAAAGTCAAAATCGTGGTGTCCAGGCAAGAAGACGTTGTGGACACTGAAAATGAACTCCCAAGGATAATT GAGTCCGAAGCACAAAAATCGACCGGCGAGGCCGTAGAAGTACCAAGTAGAAGTAGCGACACACCTCCAACAATTCCTCCCTTACCTCAGAGCCACCTTCAAGCCCTACAAAATAGGACTCCTGAAAGGGGAGGGACTGTCGCCAAAATAGTGTCTCAATTTCAGGACACATCGACGGCGTTCAAT CCGCCTGAGAAGTTGGACGACTCCATGATTTTCCCTTGGAAACATCGTGAAGTTCTCACTTTCAACATCCCGGTTCACGACACGGAAAAAGCCGGCCTCGGTATCAGCGTCAAGGGGAAGACGAGCGGCAACCAGGACCTTGGGATTTTCATCAAGAGCGTCATCAACGGCGGCGCGGCGTCGAGAGACAAAAGACTGCAGACGAACGACCAACTGCTCAACGTGAACGGCATTTCGCTACTACAGCAATCGAACAGCGACGCCATGGAGACCCTTAGAAAAGCCATGTTGCATACTGAAGGTCCTGTCCCGGGGAATATCACGCTGACCATAGCGAGGAGGGCTTCATCCCCGCCTCCGGTCAATAGGAATTATTCCGTCAGCAGTTCCTCGAGCAATCCGAATCTCCTGAACTCCAATGAAG GATCTGAAATATTCCAATCGAGCGATAGCAGCGACCCCTCCAAAAACAATTCCGGGGCCAGTAACGGCTCCACCAACACTGTGATCTATAACCCATACATCCACAGCAGAGAGAATTCGCAAAGTCATAATTTGAACCCGATACAAAACTGGAATCCTGTGATAGACCGATTGGTCggaaataataataagaatagcCAGTTGAGGAACGAAAGCTACTATAAG GCCACTCATGATACTTGGAGCAGCAGTATGTTAGCTAACAATCAATCTTTCGATAGTCATCATTCTACCACCACCGTTAGCTTGAACGGGGGCGAGCCTATATTGATAGAGGATGAATATGGGTCGAGGGTGCTGAACCAACAAAGTACCAG AATAAATGTACATATGACGAACAAAATGAATCTCTCGAACGGAAGCATCCCGGAAAGCAGAAAGGACCACGAGCCCGACGGCAAGGCCAGTTTGAACAGCGTCACCTGCGACAACAGAAGTACCGAGTCATCACAGACCACCATACAGAGCGGCACCGACGCCACTTACGCCAGTCAGTTGTCCCTGGAGAATCCGAAAGGGTTCAGCAGGGACGCGTTCGGGAGGCAGAGTATGTCAGAGAAGAGGCATGCTACACTGGATGCCAAGAGTACGGATACGTACCAGAGAACGAAGAAGTTACGGGAGCAAAGGACCAAGGAGAAAGACT CTAATTTGGTACGTGTTGGGTCGGTGGAATCGGTCATGAGTGTTACACGAACTTCAGAACATCCAGAAT ATGCAGACAAGTTAGGTCAACTGGGACCCTCGTTGGGAATGAAGAAGTCGTCAAGTTTGGAGTCATTACAAACGATGGTCCaggag ATACAAATGCAGGAAGAGGGAGATCCAGCTTACAGCTATCGGGGTCCTTCTGGAGCGTTGAAGGTCATCAGGGGACGAGGATGTGAAGAGAGTTTCAGGGCTGCCGTTGATGATAGAATCGTCGACCCTAACCATCGTAGTGAAAAATCCCCTAAGAAACATTGGCTGTTGGATCCACCAACCGATAGCGACAAGGAAATTGAAGGCTTTAATAATGTAAGAGGAGGTCCCAGACAGTCCTCGCTGAATGCTGCTTTGGACAACAAACATAAATCGGCCAAGAAAAAGCCTAGTATACTCAAGGGGATAGGCTCGATGTTCAG GTTCGGGAAACACAGGAAGGTGGATTTTCCCAACGTGGACCCTCACTATCACCACAGCAGCGAATTCGACAATTCTTCCATCCAGAACGCGGAACCGTCCGAAGATCAGTCTTCTTCCCATTCTTCCGGTCAGCAGAAACAGCCCGAAGGTCATCAGGGCCACCCTTCGGAAAGGACGCATGAGCAACAGGACAAATCGCAACAGTTGCAGCAGCaacagcagcagcagcagcaacATATGATCAGACAGCAGCAGGGTAACGTCCAAGCCAATAATCGTGAGGGACAACAGGGTAACATTGGTCAACCTCTTTATCAGAGGCATTTCGTTCATCGTCACGCCGAACAAGTTCAG GTGATACCTGAGAACTCTGTGGCACCACCTGTGAAATATCGTAATAATGGGGAAGTACAAAGGAGATCCGATAGAAAATTACACGAGCAACGCCAAGCAGCAAGGCATTCTTATTATCCCCCAGATGAAAGGGAAAATCTATACGAACATAGACAGCTAAGGAATGAACCGACATATGGTGAATACGGTAGACCGGGCAGTCGAACCGCTGTGACTGATTCAGTGCCATTTACCCACTACGTTAACTATAACGAGCTGCAAAGCCACCTAAG CAATCGGAAAGAACCCTTGTCTGACAGTCAAATAGTTCAGATGCGTCTGCAAGTGCAGCAGCAAAGGTTAAAGGTGGAGGAAGAAAG TCGAAAACAACATCAGTATCATTCTCAACGTCAGACAAAGGCGGATTCCCAAATACGACCTATGTCTAATTTTTACGAGTATGAAAGTGTCCAATCTATATTGAGCAACCGCGGTCGGTCGAATGCCCCTGCCCAATATGCCAAGCAATCATCGTCGGGTCATCATTTCCAGGATATGAATTCCAATTCCCTGCCTAGGAACCAACAGGGGCAACTTCCCCAAACTCGCGGCAGTCAAAGAGGTCCTTTTGTGACGCAGGTCACTATCGGTGAACAGAACGGTACAAAAGTTTAG